The stretch of DNA TCTTGAAACAGCGGATAGAGTTTACGATAAATAGCGACGATATCTGCACTTTCAACCTTTTCCAACAGCGTGATGTAGGGGCTATAACGTTTGCTGTTTTGTTCGGAAAGATAGATTCGGTCATTCATATGCTTGACCTGAATAGCGCCTGGAACGGGTTTTACAGGAAGTGCATTGGTGGCCAGTTTGGCTGGGGTTAAATTGTCAATGGTCGTCACTACTCTGGCGATAATATGCTGTGGAATTAGCACGGGTAATAACGATTCATTGTCAATTGATTGATGTAGTAACTCCAACACTCGTTGGTCGCTTTCGAAAAGTTTTGGTAAAGGTGGTTCCGGGGGAGGTTGCGGTGACGTGGTCGCTATCGTCTGGGTGTCGGTTTCCGCCTTAGGTAGCTCTATCGGGTAGCGAATTGGCTTTGGCTCAGGAGCGGTTTGAATCTGCGAATCTGTGTCGGCAGTGGGGTTTGTGTGTTCAGTATTCCTGAACCATGTGTAATACACACCAACGGCAATCAAAACTAACCAGAGTCCGGCAGTCAAAATCCAGGGTCGGCGTTGTTCGGTGTTTTTCATGATTCGTTCCTTATGTCTAGTTAAGGCCGAAGAATTGGGGCTTATCCGTCTGCGATAGGTTCCGTGTCAGGGATTGCGTAAATGTGAATCAGATTTTCTGTCTCGATCCCATTTAAATTTTGCCAGGTATTGGCAAGCGCCACTCATGATTACGCGGTTATTTATTTCCGCTTGCGCTACCGTGCTATAACGATAGTAGCGGAAATCGACGCAAAGAGCACTAATGGAAAACGTTCTTTTTGGTCTTTCGGGTGATGCGAGTATGTCAGCAAAATCAGCTATAGCTTTAGTTAAAACGCTAGTGAGTTTTATTTATTTCTTTTGTCTCGCACATAGAGTGCTTTTGAGTTACCGCTTCCGATAGCCCTTTCTTCTAGGTTAAAAAGTTTGGTTGCGGCAACTAGCTCACCCAGTTTACCGTAACCATAGTTACGCGGGTCGAACTCCGATGATTGTTTAGCGAGATTACTTCCTACTGGCCCTAGTTGCGCCCAGCCGCTTTCGTCGGAGGATGCTTCCACAGCATTACGCAACAGGCTGACTAATTTAGTATCCTGCTTCAGTTCGTTACTGGATTTTTTTACGATTTTTTCACTATCGTCTGTCTTCGCGCGAAGCACTTCGGTGTAAATAAATTTATCGCAGGCGGAAACGAAAGGAGCAGGCGTCTTCTGTTCGCCAAAACCGTAAACCAGCAAGCCCGACTCTCTGATGCGTGAGGCTAGCTTGGTAAAATCGCTATCGCTCGATACGATACAGAAGCCATTAAAATTACCCGTGTAAAGCAAGTCCATAGCGTCAATAATCATGGCGCTGTCGGTTGCATTTTTACCTTTGGTGTAGGCGAATTGCTGCATGGGTTGAATAGAGTGCTCTAAAAGAACATCCTTCCACCCCTTTAAGCCAGGTGCAGTCCAATCGCCATAGATGCGTTTGACACTCGCGATGCCATAGTTGGCTATTTCTGATAACAACCCGTCAACGATGCTTGGCTGCGCGTTATCTGCGTCAATTAATACGGCTAATTTGTTGGTGTATTCCATGGCTTTGGCGTCTCAGTAAAATGTTCAGGTTGGTTAAAATAGGCTCATCAGTCAGTACCATACTGCCTGATGATTTATTACGCACTGAATTTTTTCGCCAGTTTCCAATGAGATAGATAAAGCACAGCGCAGATTAGCATAATAATGGATTGCGGAATGAGACTCTAGCGTGCACGAAACTGATGGTTTGTAATGATCGAGTTAAGTTGCGATAGCCTCAATGTTTCCATATCTTCTTTGCCCAGTGTTTTGTCGTCTGCTGGCGCAAGAGCGGGAGGCGGTTGGTCTATCATTATCGCCCCAGTGGTTATGGCAAAGACTGCCATTGTGTATATGAAAGCTTTCCTAATTTGAGTTGTCGCCTGTATTTCTTTGCTGTCTACTGCGGTGCGTCGAACGGAACCTTACGTATCACGATCATACTACGGATGAATGCTAAGATTGCCATAGGTACCCATGTGATCAGGCCGGCTAAAACCAGGCATATCAAACCCGCAAACACACTGAATCCGGCATCGTCGTTTTGGGCTTTCATATCCAGCCACAGCGGCACGGCGAGCAGCACGGTAGCAACAAGGTGCATGCGCACCGGATAGAGATCAGACCTTGCCTTGGAAAGCTTTTTGTATTTCTTTCCTGTGCTATGATTGCGCGCAGCGAACCATCTGTCTTCTTGTATGCCCCAGAAGCTTAATACATCGCCTTCTGCGCATGGCACAATAAAGTCTACCAGCTCAACTACATGTCGGCGCTCATCACTGTCCTTGAGATGAATCGTCTGGTACCTGGTGGTGGTTGATTTTATCTTTCCCTTGATGGCCCGCGGCATATGGGGGGCAAGACTATGGGCTAGGTTATCCGAGGTGCCGACACTCCCCGTGGTTTGCGTTTCACTGCGTGTCGACTCCGTCAGCACTGTGCCGGAAATCTCGTAAAGAGAAAAGGGTTTTAGGAGAGCGATACCTTCCGTTATTTTTTTCATTATCAAATTCTCCACAGATGTTTTGGCAAATGTAGTGGCGCGCTGGGAGCGGCTGACCGGTCGGATGCGCAGATACTAAACCAGATGTATGGTTTCATCAACACTGGGTGACCTAGGAGCATCCATTTGCGTTGCCGCTTTCGCCCCGTGCATAAACTATCGCCAATCATCCCGATTAACCCGTATAATACGCGACTTTCCGTGGCGCTATCTCGCCATCGACGTTAATCGATTGTAATTGAGTTTAGATAATGACCGTACGAACCCGCATCGCGCCTTCGCCTACCGGCGACCCTCATGTAGGCACTGCCTATATTGCACTGTTTAATCTGTGTTTTGCACGCAGCCAAGGTGGCCAATTTATCCTCAGAATTGAAGATACCGACCAGGCCCGCAGTACGCCGGATTCAGAACAAGCAATTTTTGATACGTTGAATTGGTTGGGCATTACCTGGGACGAAGGCCCGGACGTCGGTGGATCACACGGGCCCTATCGCCAAAGTGAACGCAGCGATATTTATCAGCACCATGCTGCGCAGTTACTTGAAAAAGGGCATGCCTTCCATTGTTTTTGTACCACGGAGCGATTGCAACAGTTGCGTGAAGAACAAATGGCGAACAAGCAAACGCCGGGTTATGACGGTCTTTGTATTCACTTAAGCAAGCAAGAAGTCTCGGAGCGCTTGGCGGCGGGCGAGGAGTCTGTGATTCGCATGAAGGTGCCAAGAGAAGGCGTTTGCACGGTGTGGGATCAGCTGCGCGGTGATATCCAGATTGATTGGCAGCAGGTTGATATGCAAATTTTGATGAAGGCCGACGGCATGCCGACCTATCATTTGGCCAATGTGGTGGATGATCATTTGATGGGCATTACCCATGTGCTTCGTGGCGAAGAGTGGATCAACTCAGCGCCTAAGCACCAGCTGCTCTATGAATATTTTGGCTGGGAAATGCCTAAACTTTGTCATATGCCACTGTTGCGTAACCCGGATAAAAGCAAGCTGAGCAAACGTAAAAATCCCACTAGTATTAATTACTACCGCCGAATGGGATTTTTACCGGAAGCGGTATTGAACTATTTAGGGCGGATGGGATGGTCCATGCCTGACGGAAGGGAAAAGTTCACCTTGGATCAGATGATAGAAAATTTTGATCTGAATCGAGTGTCATTGGGTGGCCCGATTTTCGATATGGAAAAGCTCAGTTGGCTCAACGGCAACTGGATTAGGGAAGATTTATCTCTTGAACAGTTTGCTGGCCGGGTGCAGGAATGGGCCTTAAACCCTGAATACCTAATGCGTATTGCCGCCTTATTGAAGGAACGGGTTGAGCTGTTCAGCGATATCGTGCCTATGGCAGCGTTTTTCTGTTCCGGACTGCTGAATATTGGTGAGAAGAATTTTGAGCATAAATCGTTGACACAGGATGACTGTAAACGGATTTTGCAATTTACGCTTTGGCGCTTAGAAACCGAGCCGGACTGGAGCCGTGACAATATTGAGGTCATTATCAAAGGCATGGCAGAGACGATGGAATTAAAAATCAGGGATTATCTGTTCCCACTGTTTATTGCTATCGCCGGAACGTCAGTATCTACTTCGGTGTTTGACTCGATGTCGATTCTGGGCGCGGATTTATCCCGAGCACGGTTGCGTCATGCGGTTAACGCTTTGGGTGGTTTATCCAAAAAACAGACGAAACAGTGGGAAAAGGATTTTCGGAAATTTGCATAATAACCAGACAAACAGCATGTGTGCAGCCTGAAGACGTCACCTCTGAGTAAAATAAGGGGTGATGTCGAGTAGCCACAAAAATTATCCATAATAACTAAAAAACGGTTGATCCTGTTTATGAGGGGTTTAATATGGGATAGTGGTTTTTCAGAACGTTATGTGAGGTTTTATGCGTCTATTGGCAAGACCCTCTAGGGTTTTGATGGGGCTCGCAGTCAGCCCATATGCACCAGCTTTCAATCCACAATCCTTTTCCTTAAACCTTACCCAGCACCAGCACTTAAACACTCCTTTTTCAAGCCTATACCTATCGTCCGGTACTTATCCTCAATCATTGTCTTTGGAGAATTGATTCATGCAAAAAATTTATGTGCTTGATACCAATGTATTGTTGCATGACCCGAACGCGATTTACTCCTTCAATGAGCACAAGGTTATTATTCCCATGACCGTGCTCGAAGAGCTGGACGATATCAAGGACCGGCGCGACAAGGATGTCAGCAAAGA from Pseudomonadales bacterium encodes:
- a CDS encoding DUF3014 domain-containing protein, translating into MKNTEQRRPWILTAGLWLVLIAVGVYYTWFRNTEHTNPTADTDSQIQTAPEPKPIRYPIELPKAETDTQTIATTSPQPPPEPPLPKLFESDQRVLELLHQSIDNESLLPVLIPQHIIARVVTTIDNLTPAKLATNALPVKPVPGAIQVKHMNDRIYLSEQNSKRYSPYITLLEKVESADIVAIYRKLYPLFQESYKDLGDPTAYFNDRLVEVIDHLLETPEPTLPIELVQPKVFLEYADPALEAASAGQKILLRVGPENAAKIKAKLREIRAELTAKNTAEH
- a CDS encoding NYN domain-containing protein, producing the protein MEYTNKLAVLIDADNAQPSIVDGLLSEIANYGIASVKRIYGDWTAPGLKGWKDVLLEHSIQPMQQFAYTKGKNATDSAMIIDAMDLLYTGNFNGFCIVSSDSDFTKLASRIRESGLLVYGFGEQKTPAPFVSACDKFIYTEVLRAKTDDSEKIVKKSSNELKQDTKLVSLLRNAVEASSDESGWAQLGPVGSNLAKQSSEFDPRNYGYGKLGELVAATKLFNLEERAIGSGNSKALYVRDKRNK
- a CDS encoding glutamate--tRNA ligase, with translation MMTVRTRIAPSPTGDPHVGTAYIALFNLCFARSQGGQFILRIEDTDQARSTPDSEQAIFDTLNWLGITWDEGPDVGGSHGPYRQSERSDIYQHHAAQLLEKGHAFHCFCTTERLQQLREEQMANKQTPGYDGLCIHLSKQEVSERLAAGEESVIRMKVPREGVCTVWDQLRGDIQIDWQQVDMQILMKADGMPTYHLANVVDDHLMGITHVLRGEEWINSAPKHQLLYEYFGWEMPKLCHMPLLRNPDKSKLSKRKNPTSINYYRRMGFLPEAVLNYLGRMGWSMPDGREKFTLDQMIENFDLNRVSLGGPIFDMEKLSWLNGNWIREDLSLEQFAGRVQEWALNPEYLMRIAALLKERVELFSDIVPMAAFFCSGLLNIGEKNFEHKSLTQDDCKRILQFTLWRLETEPDWSRDNIEVIIKGMAETMELKIRDYLFPLFIAIAGTSVSTSVFDSMSILGADLSRARLRHAVNALGGLSKKQTKQWEKDFRKFA